AAACCACAGCCAGAACCCGCCGCGACCCATCCAAGCGGCGTCCCCGCCAGTATCTGCAGCGGATTGCCGCCCAACAGATAACCAAGTCCCATCCCGCCGGCCGGCAACCAGGTCAGCAACCGGACCGTAGCCCGCGGTCCGGCCAACGCCGCTGCCCGGTCCGCGGCAGCATCCCGGGAATCGTCCAACTGCCCTGCGTAGCGCATCAGGACGGCGGCCAGCGGGGCACCGCTGCGTTCGGACACCCGAACGCAGGTGGCCAGGCCGGCCCACAGCAACCCGACCTGCCCGGCCCCGTCCAGCCGGCCGCCTGCCGGCGGCCGGTCCGCAGTGCCGGCTTTCCGTCCGGCCCGCCACCGTCCCGCGCCGCGCCGTCCGCTGTCCCGCACAGCAGCGTCAGCGAAGACGGCAACCGGACTCAAACCGAGGGCTGCTGCTGCCCCGGCGGCCTGGAGCACCGGCAGGAAAGGATGTATCCGGCCGCCGGCCGGGTTTTTCGCGGTGTACAAGGAGGCAGCGTCAGCCCATACACGCTGCGCGGACCGTCCCGCTGATAACAGTCCTGCAAGCTCACGGACAAGCAGTGCCGGAGCATCCGGGTCCGGGTCCGCAGGCCGGGCGCGCTGCAACCGCACGGCCGAACCGTGAAGAGGCTTGCCTTCAAGAATCTCCCGGGCCGGCGCCGACCTGCCCCATACGAGGAAGGCGGCCCCGGACAGCAGCACGGCAAGGGTCAGTCCGGTCACGGCCGCACTTCCGGATGCCGGGTCCGGCGCGCTCCGGGCATCAGCAGGCACCGCCGGCCAAGCGGTCCGCCAGCCGCTGCTGCAACTGCTCCCACGCTTTGTCCTGCCGGTATTCCCCGCCTGCGCGGACAAGCGCCGGAACAGCCTTCAGCACACCGTCCTCCAGCGCCAGTACCGCTACCTCGGACACCACGCGGAGACTGGTTTCCCGTTTCAGGTGGATGATAACGTCCAGGGCCGCGGCTGCCTGCAGCGCTACCGCCTCCGGCGTCATGCCGGCCAGAGCACCGAGGGCGGCCAGCCGGGCAGGCACATCCGCAGCCGAATTGGCATGGATGGTTCCGCCCGCCCCGTCGTGGCCGGTGTTGAGGGCGGCCAGCAGCTCCCGGACTTCAGCGCCCCGGCATTCGCCCACCACCAGCCGGTCCGGCCGCATGCGCAGGGCCTGGCGGACCAGTTCCGCCTGCTCCAGCACCCCGCTGCCTTCCACGTTGCCGTGTCTGCTCTGCAGGCCAACCACGTGAGGGTGCAGCGGAGCCAGCTCCGCGGCGTCTTCCACGAGCACCAGCCGTTCCTGCGCTCCGCTGAGGGACAGCAGCGTGGAGAGCAGGGTGGTCTTGCCGGAACCGGTGGCCCCACTGACAAGGAAGTTCAACCGGCGCCGCACAATTTCCCGAAGCACCGCTTCACACCGGCCGTCCATGGTGCCGCCGCGGCCCAGCTCAGCCAGCGTGAAGGCGCGGTTACGGTGGATCCGGATGGAGAGCAGGGTTGACCCCGTGGAGACAGGCTGAAGTACCGCGTGAACCCGGTAACCCTGCAATTGGACGTCAACGCAGGGGCACGAGTCGTCCAGTCTCCGTCCCCCCGCGGCAACCAGTCGGGTGGCGAGTGCCAGCACATCGGAGTCTGCGGCAAAGCGAACCCCGGTCAGCTCCAGCCCGTGTCCGGCGTCCACCCACACCCGGTCCGGGCCGTTGACCAGGATGTCACTGACGTCCGGCAGCATAGCCAGGGGCTGCAGCGGCCCAAGGCCTTGGAGTTCGGCGCGGACCCGGTCCACAGCCTGCAGGGTTCCCTCCGATCCCAGCAGCCGGCCGCTGGCTTGGACCGCCTCCGCCAGCCGTGCCCCCGTGACCGGTTCCGGATGCGCCAGGATCCGGTCCCGCACGCGGCTGAGCAACGGATCGGGACCCACCGGGACCGCTGCGCCGGGGAATGCAGCACCTGGGAACGCCCTGCCCGGAAAGGCAGCAGAGCGGCCTCCGCTACTCCCGGGACTCACGCGGCCCTCCCGGCCATCAAGGTTTCCGCGAGGATCCGCCGCGACGCCACGGCGATCCTGCGCCGGGCCGGGCCGGCCAGGATGCGCCCGTTCTCCGCGGCCTGCTCCATGCCCCGCTGGAACGGCAGGTAACCGGCCAATGGGTACCCTGTGGCTTCGGCTACCCGCTGTTCGTCCCACCCGTCCGCGAGCGGTCCGCGCACCACCACCTGCACCGGTGTCCCGGCCAAATCCGGCTGCAGCGACCGCGCCGCGAGGATGCCGCCGGCGCGTCCAGGAACCACCAGCAACACCTGGTCACAGAAGGGAAGCAGGAATTCCAGGCCCGTGGAGCGGCCCAGGTCCAACACGGTTACGCCGTATCCCCGACGGGCCGCATCCATAACGGCCAGGACAACGCCGCCGTCCCTGGACGGTTCGCCGTTGCCGCGGGCGAGCAGCGAAAACCCTGCCACCGCAGGCAGCCCGGCAGCCAGCTGGACGGGGTTGAGGGTCCCGCTCAGCCCTGCAAGGTCCGGCCAGCGGATGCCCTCCGCCTCAGCGGTCCCCAATCCCCACTCCAATCCGGCTCCCCAGTGGTCTCCATCGATCAGAAGGACCGATTCGCCGGCTTCCGCAGCCGCGGAGCTGATCCAGCAGGACGCGGTGGACGCCCCTGCACCGCCGCAGCCACCCAACACCCCTACGACCAGACCGCCGGGGCCTGCCCTGCCCCGGCCCAAATAGCCGGCAAGCCAGGCTGCTGCGGCAGGCAGGATCGCAACGCGTGCCGCGGCGCTCCCGGCGGCGGCCTCCCAGACCTGGGTATCCGCTGCCAGTCCGACCACAATAATTTCCGCTTTCCCTGCTCCGGAGGGGAAGGCTGCACCGAATCCGGCACCGGAGCTGTTTCCGGAATTCCGCAGGTAGTCGGATCCCACGAGCACCGCATCCGGCTTCAGGGCCACGGCAGCCGGGACGCTGCCGGCCGTGGTGATCTCCACCCCGGCCGCCGCAGCCAAGCGGGCCACCTCGTCCTGCAGTTCCTGGTCCCCGGACACCAGCACCACCGGACCGCGTTCCCGGGCAATGGCTCCGCGCAGCCGCCTGCCCCGCCTCCCGGCAGATGCCGGCCTCAGCCTGCTCCGTCCCGTTGCGGCCTCCGCCGTTGGGAAGTCCGCCGTTGGGAAGTCCGGTGCTGAGATGCCCGCCCCTGAGAAGCCCGCCCCTAAGAAGTCCTGAGCCAAGCCGTGATCCTTTTCCATGGCACCCACCGTGCCAGTCCCGGTTCCTGCCCGGGGGCGAGGCACCGGCCGGGCAGCCAGACCCGGTCCCGGTTCCGGATGTGGAGGAAGAGAGGGACCAGGTTCCGGTTCCGGGAACCGCCGCAGGCCGCCGGAGCCTGCCCCGGCGCTGTGTCGTTCCCTGCTTTCACCGGCGGCACTGGCAGGATGACCGGCATGAAGCACATCGGCATACTGCTCTTTGACGGCGTGGAAGAACTCGACGCCGTCGGTCCGTGGGAAGTCCTGGCCTACTGGACCCAGGTCTTCCCCGAAGACGGATACGACGTCGTCCTGCTGTCCGCCGACGGTGCCCCGGTCACTGCGGCCAAGGGCATGCTTCTGACGCCGCAGCTCTCCGCGGCTGAAGCCCCGCACTTTGAGGTTTTCCTGCACCCCGGCGGACACGGCACCCGGGCGCTGGCAGCGGATCCGGAGCACTTGGATTGGATGCGGGCCCTGCGGGTCAAGGTCCCCCTGATGGCCAGTGTCTGTACGGGAAGCCTGGTTTACGCCGCTGCCGGCCTGCTCTCCGACCGCCCGGCAACGACCTACTGGGATGCACTGGACCGGCTCGCGGCATGGGATTCCAGCATCGAAATCCGGTCCGGGGACCGCTGGGTGGACGACGGCGACGTGGTCACCAGTGCCGGGGTCAGCGCCGGCATTGACATGGCCCTGCACCTGGTCCGCCGGCTGGCCGGAGAAGAACGGGCCAAACAGGTTCGGCGCGGCATCCAATACGATCCCGAACCTCCCGTGTAGGAAATCCCTACCCGGAATCCTGCACGAAATGTCCGCCGGCGGCGGTAGGGTCGGCGCAGGCAGAGGACCCCGCGGACAAGGAAACGGATCACCATGGCACCCGAAAACTCCACGCACTATCCATCCGCAGACAGCCCGGAACACCTGGACGTGCTGATCATCGGTGCCGGCCTCAGCGGCATCGGCGCGGCCTGCCGCCTTCGCCAGGACCATCCCGGCCGCTCCGTGGCCCTGCTCGAATCCCGGAGCCGGGCCGGCGGGACCTGGGACCTGTTCCGCTACCCGGGGATCCGGTCCGACTCGGACCTGTATACCTTCGGCTACGACTTCCGCCCCTGGCGGGAGGAGAAAGCCATAGCCGACGGACCAAGCATCCTGAGCTACCTCAAAGAGACAGCGGCCGAATACGGCGTAGACACCCTGATCCGCTACCACCAGCGGGTGGTAGCGGCGGACTGGTCCAGCGCCGATGCACGGTGGAACGTGACGGTGGAGATGATGCGGACACCGGAACCAGGTCCCGACGGCACCCGGCCCGAACCGGTGGGGACCGGGGAACTCCTGCACCTGAGCGCCCGCTGGATCTTCAATGCCGCCGGCTATTACCGCTACGACAAGGGATACACGCCGGACCTTCCCGGCAGCGAAGATTACCGCGGCCGGATTGTGCATCCGCAGCACTGGCCGGAGGACCTGGACCCGGCCGGAAAGCGGATCGCCGTGATCGGCAGCGGCGCCACCGCGGTCACGCTTGTACCGGCGCTGGCCACGCTCGGAGCAGAGGTCACCATGGTCCAACGGACCCCCACCTACATCCTGCCCATACCGGCGGAGGACCCCATTGCCCGCCGGCTGCGCGGCGTCGTTGGCCCTGAGCGCACCGGCCGGATCATGGCCGAGATCAGTGCCCGCCGGCAACGGGCTATTTGGGCGTTCTGCCAGCGCTGGCCAAACCTGGCCCGGAAGGCCATCCGTAAAATCCAGTCCCGGGTAGTGCCGCCGGGGTTCGATCTGGACACCCATCTGAACCCGCCCTACCAACCCTGGGACCAGCGGCTTTGCGCAGTGCCGGACGGCGACTTCTTCGCCGCCCTGCGCGGCGGCCACGCTGCGCTGGTGACCGGGCAGCTCGCCGGATTCACGGAACACGGACTCCGGCTGGCATCGGGCGAAGAGGTGGAGGCCGACGTCGTCGTGACCGCCACCGGGTTCACCATCCAGGTTCTGGGCGGCATGGAACTGCGCCTGGACGGTGCCCCAGTGCACCTGCCCGAGCACGTGGCCTACCGCGGAGTGATGCTCAGCGGCATCCCCAACATGGCCTTCGCCATCGGTTACACCAATGCGGCCTGGACCCTGAAGGTGGGGTTGCTGACCCAGTGGTTCTCCCGTCTGCTGACGTCCATGGACCGGCACGGTTACACCGCGGCGGTTCCGGTGGCGCCGGAAGCGCTCCAAACGCGCCCGCTCCTGGATTTCGGGGCCGGCTATGTCCAGCGCAGCCTGGCGTCCCTGCCGCGTCAGGGCACGCAGGCACCGTGGCTGATGACCATGAACTTCCTGGCGGACCGCCGGGACCTGCAGAACGGCGTCTTGGCGGACGAACACCTGCGTTTTACGGGGCCGGAACGCCCGGGCGCCGAAGCCGGTCCGGGTGCGGACCGTTTTGCCACCCTCGCCTCCGGGGTGCGGCTGTGCTTCCGCGTGGACGGCCCGGAGGATGGTGAGCCGGTAGTCCTGGTTTCCGGTCTCGGGCTGGACCTGACCGCCTGGCCCGCGGCGCTCGTGGACGGGCTGGCAGCGTCTGGCTACCGGGTGATCCGCCTGGATAACCGGGATGCCGGACGTTCCACCCGAATGGACACCCCTGTGCCGACCCTGCTGCATCAGGCGCTCGCCCGGCCCATGCCCGGCGCCTACCGGATCGAGGACATGGCCGACGACGTCGCCGGGCTGCTGGACCACCTCCAAGTGGCCCGGGCACACGTGACGGGGATGTCACTGGGCGGGATGATTGCCCAGACTTTCGCGGCCCGCCATCCGGCGCGGACCCTGACCCTGACCTCCCTGATTTCGACCACGGGCGCACCCAAGGTCGGTGCCGCGGCGCTGTCCACCAAGGTCCGGTTCGCACAGCGCCCACCCCGCACCCGGGAGGAGTTCGTCCGCGCGCGGGTGGGCATGATGCGGCACCTGTCCGGCCGGGCCAATCCGGCCGATCCCGCCGTCGAGGGCCCGCTGGCCGCCCTGGCATGGGAGCGGGGTGCCTACCCCGACCGCGGGCACGCCCGGGCCCGGCAACTGGGCGCAATCCACGCCTCGCAGGACCGCACCGCCGACCTGGCCGGAATCGGGGTGCCCACACTGGTGATCCACGGCGACCGGGACCCTATTGTGCATCCCAGCGGTGGCCAGGCCACGGCGGCGGCGATCCCGGGTGCACGCCACGTGACCATGCCCGGCATGGGGCATTACTTCCATGCCGCCGCGGTGCCGGAACTGCTGCAGCTGATCATCGGGCACTTCCGCTCCGCCAGCCCGACGGCGCCGTCCCCGGAGCCGCTCCCGGACCCGTCACCGGAGGCGCTTTCCGAAGTTTCTACTGAGGTTCCTGCTGGCCCATCCCAGGTGAAACCGGCACAGCATTGATCTTGGAGTTGGCCGGCAGTTTCCGGACGCGGGAAAAGCCCTTGGCATCAAGGTGGTTCTTCTCCCGGAAAACGGCCACGGCGTCGTCGTAGGCCTCGTTCACCCGGGCGCCTGTGCAGATCTCAGCGGAACCGTCGTTGAAGATGATGCGGATGGCCGCGGAGCGCGGAAAGTGCCGGTCCATCCGAATGAAGCCGTCATTGTCCTGCTGAAGAGTGATCAAGGGATTCCGTCCTGCGTATAAGGTGACAGTCCAGTCTGCCCTATCGGACATGCGCCCGATGCCGCCGCACGGCATCAGCCGGCCCGGAGCGGCTAGCCGCTTCTTCGAAGGGTGAACATAAAGGGGCCCTGCGGGCCGCGGTAGTCCATGGCGCCCAGGAGTGTGTTCCCACTGACTCGCCGGAACGAATCGATGATGGGCTGCGAGTCGTAAACCATGGCCGCGGAAAGTACGCCGCGGTACTCCACCATCCGCAGGCGGGCCCGTGGTTTCCGCGTCCGGACCAGCTGCAGGAGGGGGCGGAGTGCGCGGCCCGCCGCCGGCTGGCGCAGCAGGGGCCCCAGCCGCAGCACCGTGCCCAGCGGCACGAACCAGGGGTTAACGTCGAACGGCCCGCCGTCGCCGCCGGCAAACAGCAGAGGGTGGGCGTCGTCAGGTCCGTCGAACTGCTTGCCGTACCAGCCGAGCCGGGTCAGGACGCCGTCGAGGGGGTGCGACGTCGGCACCTCCGCTCCCTGCCAGGACCCCGTAAGCTCCTGAACCCGCACCGGCGGCAGGGAATCAAAAAACCCGGAGGCCTGCGCCGGAGTGGTTCCACCGCTGAGTTCCCGGAGCATTAAATCCGGTCCATCGATCCGTGGTTCGCCCATCCGGTAAGACTAGCCTGCGGGGCTCCGCCCGGACACGGCGCACCGGTGCTGCACTGATCCGGGTGAGAATAGAGGCATGTACATCGTCCTCGCGCCCGGCACAGGTGTCGACTGGGCCGATGGGCCGGCCGGCTCCTGGACGCTGCAGGAAACCGACGACGCCGGCGTTCCCGCGGCTCCCGCCGTCGTTGTGCCGTTCGCGGACCTGCCCGCCGCGGTGCGGCACTTCGACCAGGCACACCGCGGCTCGGCACCGGTGCGCTGGGTCTGGGAATCGGCCCGAGGCGTCTATGGCCGGATGCTGGCGGCCGGAATCACGGTGGAACGGTGCCATGACCTGGCCCTCGTACGCGGCATCCTCCGTTATGCCGAATCCGTACCGGCAACCCCTTACACGGAGAAGCTCCGGACACAGGCGCCGGATGAGGATCCCGTACCGCGGCAGCTGTTGCCCGTACAGGCCTCGCCGGACCAGACCTCCATCTTCGACACGCTCGAAGCTCCCGACGGCGCCGCGGCCGGGAGCGCCCACAGCACTGCCGGCGAACTGGCGGCGGAATTGGCCGACCAGTTGGACGCAGTGGCGCGGTCCTCGTCCCCGGCCAGGCTGAACCTGTTGGCCGCGGCAGAGTCCACCGGCGGAATGATCGCAGTGGAGATGGAAAGCTCGGGGATACCGTGGCGGCGGGACATCCACGAAGCGATGCTCCAAGATGCGCTCGGTCCGCGGCCGCGGGAAGGAGCACGGCCGGAACGTCTTGAACAACTCGCGGCAGAGCTGCGCCGGCTGCTGGGCAACCCCGGTTTCAACCCCGATTCGCCCCAGGAGCTGCTAAGGGCCCTGCACCGGGCCGGCATAGAAGTACGCAGCACGCGTTCCTGGGAATTGGAGCAGCATCACCATCCGGCGATCGAACCGCTGCTGGAGTACAAAAAACTGTCCCGCCTCCTCACCGCCAACGGCTGGACCTGGCTGGATAACTGGGTCCGGGATGGCCGGTTCCGGCCCGAGTACGTGGTGGGCGGTGTCGTCTCCGGCCGCTGGGCTTCCCGCGGCGGCGGTGCCCTGCAGATTCCCAAGACGGTCCGCGATGCCGTCCGTCCGGACCCCGGGCACCGGCTGGTAGTGGCAGACGCTGCCCAGCTGGAACCGCGGGTGCTGGCGGCGCTCGGGCAGGATTCCGCCCTGGCGGCAGCAGCCCGCGGCAAGGACCTGTATCAGGGCATTGCCGACCAGAACTTCAACGGGGACCGGGGACAGGCGAAGATGGCGATGCTCGGCGCCATGTACGGGGCCACTTCGGGCGAAGCAGGACGGTTGATGCCGGCCCTGACCCGGTCCTATCCGCGTGCGATTGACGTGGTGGAACGCGGTGCGCGCGCCGGAGAAGCGGGGCGTGTAGTCAGCAGCCATTTGGGCCGGAGTTCGCCGCCCGTTTCAGAACGCTGGCTTCGTGCCCAGCAAAGCACCAGCGCAGAAGAACAGCGCCGCGCGGACTCCCTCGCCCGCTCCCAGGGCCGGTTCACCCGCAACTTCGTGGTCCAGGCCACGGCGGCGGAATGGGCCTTGTGCTGGCTGGCGGAGATCCGGCGCAGGCTGCGTGCGGCGTCATTGGACTCCCCCGCGGGCGAGCTGGTCTTTTTCCTGCACGACGAAGTGATGCTGCATGTGCCGGCTCCCCGGGTCGAGGAGGTCAGCGCCCTGGTGTCCGACGCCGCCGCTGCCGCCACCCGGCTGCTGTTCGGTCCCATTCCGCTGGAATTTCCGGTGCTGGTCACAGCCGTCGATTCCTACGCGGATGCCAAGTAGGCGGCCCGGGTTAATCCACCACGGCCGCTATTTTGGGCGCCAGCTGCCGCGAGAACTGCGCGTTCACGTGGTTCGCGTCGTAGTACACGGCTACGCCACCCACCGCCGAATAGCAACTGTGGAGGTCACAGAAGTATTCGGTCAGGTCCACTGCCCGAACCTTGTCCGTTCCCATCCGCTCGGCGGCCTGAAGGAAGAAGTCAGGCCCCACTGCCGTCTCCCGGGGAACGGCACATTCCTGCGGCGAGGATGCGTTCAGGGAAAGGCATTCGGGATCACGCACCATCCCGTTCAGGGGCGGGTCCACGAGTGGAACAACCATGATCCCGGCGTCCGTCCAGCGCTTCCAGTCCCGTGTGAGGGCATTGATGTATTGCTCGCCCTGCGGTTCTCCGGTCCCGTCGTTAACGATTTCCCCGCCTACAAACATGCTGACAAAGACCTTGTCCGGGGAGTCCGCTTCAATAGCATCCGTTACCACCCGGCCCCAGTGCCGGCACGCCTCGACGTGATCCGGATGTGATCCCTTGCCTTCGAAGGACTCAATGGGGGCATCGAGCAGCGGACACGCACCAAGATAACTGAGGCTGACCTTCCACCCGCGCTCTTTGGCGAGCGTCAGGACAGGCTCCTGCCAGTGCTGGGCGTGCGAGTCCCCGACCATCCACACGTTTTGGGCCTCCGGGTTTCCCCCGGAAAAGTCGCACACCGCCGGCTCACCGCCTTCAAGCAGTTCGTCTTTCGCCTCCGCACAAACCTCGGGCATTGTCCAGTACTCGTTGGCCTTGCCCATGTGCGGAAGGCCAACCGGAACGGCATACGGGTCGCCGCACTCCCGGTTTTCCAAAGCAGCGATGCCGTAACACGGGCCGGACGCCCATGCCTCCGCCAAGTCCAGGGCGTGCTCTTCCTTGGCAGTTCCGGATACTCCCAGAAGGACAGCGGCCACCGATACCGCTGCCATGCCGGCAACAGGAGCGCGGAACCCCCGGCCCGAGTGCCGGCCACGGGGGTTGATCCAGGCGTCCTCGAGCCAGCGTTGGGTCAGCCATGCCAAGAGGACCGCTGCTGCCAGGACTGCAGCCTTGTACGGCGCGGTGGGGACCACACCCAAAGCGTAGGGTGCCGCCACGATCAGCGGCCAATGCCACAGGTACAGGGAGTAGGAAATCTTTCCCACAAACTGCACCGGGGGTAATGCGGTCACGCGATCATGAACCAGCCGGCGCTGACCGTTTCCGGCGAGTATGACCAGGGCTGACCCCAGGACCGGGACCAGGGCAGCCCACCCGGGAAAGGGCGTCTCTCCGCCAAAGGTCAGGGCACTGGCCAGAATGAGCCCGAAACCGGCAATGGCCAGTACGTTCCGAAGCGCGAAGGATTTCAGCTGCAGCGTTGCCAGACCTACCGCGGCACCTATGGCGAACTCCCAAACGCGCGCTGGCGTCACGAAATACGCCTGCTCCGGGGAGCTGGCCGTGACATAGATGCTGTAGGCGAGGAACACTACTGCTATCGCCAGCACTGCACTCAGCAGCGTTCGCCGGACCGGCCGCCCGCGGCGGCGGGCCAGGAACGCGAACAACATAAGCGCCAACGGCCACAGCAGGTAGAACTGCTCTTCCACCGACAGGGACCAGTAGTGCTGTACTGCGGAAGCCGATTCGGTCATCGCGGAGTAGTCCACGCTTTTGGCCGCCAACAGCCAGTTCTCACCGTAGAAAACGCTGGCCAGGGTCTCCTGCGCCGTTGCCATCCAGAGGGAATAGGGCAGGAAAAGCAGTACCAGCAGCATCGAGGCAGCTAAGACAAGGAAGGCCGCGGGTAACAAGCGGCGGGCCCTGCGGGCATAGAAAACCCGGAGGCGAACCCGCCCGGTGGCCTCGATCTCCCGCACCAGGTGCGAACTGATCAGGAAGCCTGAAATGACGAAGAAGACGTCCACTCCGACGTAGCCGCCGGGCAGCCGAAGCGGCCACAGGTGGTTCATCACTACCAGCCCCACCGCAAGGGCACGCATGGCCTGGATGTCAGTACGGAAGCGGCTCTTCACGGCCGATGCTGCCATTGCTGCGGGTGGCAGCCCGGCGCTTGATCTACTGACAACCAATGGTTTCCCCCTGTAACAGTCCGTTGCTTCGGGAATCCGCGCTACAGAGAGGGGACAACCTCCCGGGTTTCGTCCCAGGGCTGCGTCCATCCCAATTCGTCCAGCACGCTGGAGAGGATGATACCGGTGAATCCCCAGACCAGCACCCCGCCGACCAGGAACGCGGGAGTGCGGGGCGCACCCTTGCGGCCCGGGAGGACGGCCGTGCGCCGGTTTTCCGGATTGAGCAGGTCAGCGACAGGTACCCGGAAAACCGACGCAGATTCCCCGTAGTCCACCACATCCACCGGGGTGGGTTTGTCCCACCAACCCAGGACGGGGCTGACCAGGAAGTTGCTGACCGGCAACCCGATGGCAGGGAGCTCGCCGAGTACGCGGACGCCGGCCGGATCCAGCCCGGTTTCTTCCTCCGCTTCGCGCAGCGCGGCATCCACCGCGGTGGCGTCGGCAGCGTCCACGGAGCCGCCCGGGAAAGCCACCTGCCCCGGATGGTCGCTGAGTGTAGCCGCCCGCTCAATCAGCAGTACGTCCAAATCGTCCGGAACGGCGTCGGCGGAGAAGTCCGCAGGCCTGTCATCGAGGACCCCGAAAAGGATCAGCACGGCAGCCGGGCGTGCCGTGGCAGGGTCCACACTGCGCCGCAGCAGGTCCATGTCCGCGTTGAAGGACGTTTTCCCGGCGGCTACTGCAGCGGCCAGCGCCTCGAGGTCCCCGCGTGCACTCATGCTTCGAGCCCGAAGCCAGCGGCCCGCAGCTGGGCACGGGTCTCGGCCGCCATCATGCGGGCATGCAGTTCCTCGCGTCCGGGCGCCAATTCGTATTTCAGCAGTTTGCGGGCCTTCTCCGGGTCCGTCTCGCCTTCGCCGTAGGACGGGCAGAGCTGCGCGACGGCGCAGGCACCGCAGGCGGGCTTCTTGGCATGGCACACCCGCCGTCCGTGGAAGACCACGCGGTTGGAGAGCGGCGTCCAGTCCTTGGGCTCAAAGAGAGCGGCAACGTCCTCTTCCACCTTGACGGGGTCTTTGGAAGTGGTCCAGCCGAACCGGCGGGCCAGGCGCCCGAAGTGGGTGTCCACCGTGATCCCCGGCACACCGAAAGCGTTACCGAGCACTACATTGGCGGTCTTTCGGCCCACTCCCGGCAGGGTCACCAGGTCCTCCAGCCGGTCCGGGACCTGGCCGTTGAACTCATCCACCAGCTTGGTGGAAAGCGCCTTGACGCTGGCCGACTTGGCCCGGAAAAAGCCGGTGGGGCGGATGATTTCCTGCAGCTCGGCTTCATCTGCCTCCGCCAGTGCCCGGGCATCCGGGTACCGGGCAAACAGGACGGGCGTGACTGCGTTCACGCGGATGTCGGTGGTCTGGGCCGAGAGCACGGTGGCTACCAGCAGCTCGAACGCGTTAGTGAAGTCCAGTTCGGCAACGGCATACGGGTACAGCTCTCCCAGCAGCCGGTTAA
This Arthrobacter sp. zg-Y20 DNA region includes the following protein-coding sequences:
- a CDS encoding acyltransferase family protein is translated as MKSRFRTDIQAMRALAVGLVVMNHLWPLRLPGGYVGVDVFFVISGFLISSHLVREIEATGRVRLRVFYARRARRLLPAAFLVLAASMLLVLLFLPYSLWMATAQETLASVFYGENWLLAAKSVDYSAMTESASAVQHYWSLSVEEQFYLLWPLALMLFAFLARRRGRPVRRTLLSAVLAIAVVFLAYSIYVTASSPEQAYFVTPARVWEFAIGAAVGLATLQLKSFALRNVLAIAGFGLILASALTFGGETPFPGWAALVPVLGSALVILAGNGQRRLVHDRVTALPPVQFVGKISYSLYLWHWPLIVAAPYALGVVPTAPYKAAVLAAAVLLAWLTQRWLEDAWINPRGRHSGRGFRAPVAGMAAVSVAAVLLGVSGTAKEEHALDLAEAWASGPCYGIAALENRECGDPYAVPVGLPHMGKANEYWTMPEVCAEAKDELLEGGEPAVCDFSGGNPEAQNVWMVGDSHAQHWQEPVLTLAKERGWKVSLSYLGACPLLDAPIESFEGKGSHPDHVEACRHWGRVVTDAIEADSPDKVFVSMFVGGEIVNDGTGEPQGEQYINALTRDWKRWTDAGIMVVPLVDPPLNGMVRDPECLSLNASSPQECAVPRETAVGPDFFLQAAERMGTDKVRAVDLTEYFCDLHSCYSAVGGVAVYYDANHVNAQFSRQLAPKIAAVVD
- a CDS encoding CoA pyrophosphatase translates to MSARGDLEALAAAVAAGKTSFNADMDLLRRSVDPATARPAAVLILFGVLDDRPADFSADAVPDDLDVLLIERAATLSDHPGQVAFPGGSVDAADATAVDAALREAEEETGLDPAGVRVLGELPAIGLPVSNFLVSPVLGWWDKPTPVDVVDYGESASVFRVPVADLLNPENRRTAVLPGRKGAPRTPAFLVGGVLVWGFTGIILSSVLDELGWTQPWDETREVVPSL
- the nth gene encoding endonuclease III, which gives rise to MEGQALAKATGSDPSLLATKRRARRINRLLGELYPYAVAELDFTNAFELLVATVLSAQTTDIRVNAVTPVLFARYPDARALAEADEAELQEIIRPTGFFRAKSASVKALSTKLVDEFNGQVPDRLEDLVTLPGVGRKTANVVLGNAFGVPGITVDTHFGRLARRFGWTTSKDPVKVEEDVAALFEPKDWTPLSNRVVFHGRRVCHAKKPACGACAVAQLCPSYGEGETDPEKARKLLKYELAPGREELHARMMAAETRAQLRAAGFGLEA